A window of the Electrophorus electricus isolate fEleEle1 chromosome 11, fEleEle1.pri, whole genome shotgun sequence genome harbors these coding sequences:
- the dctd gene encoding deoxycytidylate deaminase, translated as MSRAEGRGMSPCNWTRKRQDYLDWPEYFMSVAFLSAQRSKDPNSQVGACIVNPENKIVGIGYNGMPNGCDDDLLPWSRSAEDRLDTKYPYVCHAELNAIMNKNSADVKGCSMYVALFPCNECAKLIIQAGILDVIYLSDKYHDTPEMKASRRLLDMAGVTYRQFKPKRDRIIIDFNTISHSGVNGTEKVHSP; from the exons ATGAGCCGAGCAGAAGGCCGAGGGATGAGCCCGTGTAACTG GACGAGGAAGAGGCAGGACTATCTGGATTGGCCTGAATATTTCATGAGTGTTGCCTTCCTGTCCGCTCAGAGGAGCAAGGATCCAAACTCGCAG GTGGGTGCCTGTATAGTGAATCCGGAGAACAAGATTGTGGGTATCGGCTACAACGGGATGCCCAATGGCTGTGACGACGACCTTTTGCCCTGGTCTCGGTCTGCTGAGGACAGGCTGGACACAAAATACCCGTATG TGTGCCACGCAGAGCTCAACGCCATCATGAATAAGAACTCTGCAGATGTGAAGGGCTGCTCCATGTATGTGGCTCTGTTTCCCTGCAACGAGTGTGCCAAGCTCATCATCCAGGCAG GTATTCTGGATGTAATTTACTTGTCAGACAAGTACCACGACACTCCTGAGATGAAGGCCTCCAGAAGACTGCTGGACATGGCGGGAGTCACTTACAG gcAGTTTAAGCCAAAACGTGACCGGATCATCATTGACTTTAACACCATCAGTCACTCGGGAGTGAACGGCACAGAGAAGGTGCACTCACCATGA